In Temnothorax longispinosus isolate EJ_2023e unplaced genomic scaffold, Tlon_JGU_v1 HiC_scaffold_16, whole genome shotgun sequence, a genomic segment contains:
- the LOC139823699 gene encoding uncharacterized protein, translated as MFSFNHVIDILNRKEFNMPNQWIYGQYFTDDARLLIFFIATCNKMENYEDKYSFNPFKEVLLKENMTIQLNILRQPINMLNIPPHIRIHENINSIDELQETLFSFDNASICCGADNSNNVIESVEYNEAYEDICGTWRHKKCLLFSSFNSKKCTFCSVMKKSINQKHRRMKIVKLIKRIKITVPITEKQEKILLIRKRYYKAQKAKNRAKYIINKLRKELTDNMTKIKEISVNNVEDQLKGTHVSRNQLIAVQEIIKAAKLKNTKGRRYSEEWILLCMLLHMKSPKAYDFIRDNQILSLPCIRTIQR; from the coding sequence ATGTTTTCATTTAATCACGTAATAGATATTCTAAACAGGAAAGAGTTTAATATGCCAAATCAGTGGATATATGGGCAGTATTTTACTGATGACGCACGATTATTGATCTTTTTTATTGCCACATGtaacaaaatggaaaattatgaggacaaatattcatttaatcCTTTCAAAGAAGTTTTACTTAAAGAAAACATgacaatacaattaaatatcttaaggCAGCCTATAAACATGTTAAACATTCCACCACACATAAGAATTCATGAGAATATTAATAGTATAGATGAGTTACAAGAAACATTGTTTTCTTTTGATAATGCTTCTATATGTTGTGGTGCAGATAACagtaataatgtaattgaaAGCGTCGAATATAATGAAGCTTATGAAGATATTTGTGGCACGTGGAGacacaaaaaatgtttattattttcgtcatttaattctaaaaaatgtacattttgtTCCGTTATGAAGAAATCTATAAACCAAAAGCACCGTCGGATGAAAATagtaaaactaattaaaagaattaaaataactgtACCGATCACAGAAAAACaagagaaaattttactaattcgaaaaagatattataaagcACAAAAAGCGAAGAATAGagctaaatatataataaataaattgagaaaagAACTTACAGATAAtatgacaaaaattaaagaaatttctgtaaataatgTAGAAGATCAATTAAAAGGAACACACGTTTCTCGAAATCAGTTAATCGCAGtgcaagaaataataaaagctgcgaaattaaaaaatacaaaaggtCGCAGGTATAGCGAAGAAtggatattattatgtatgttATTGCACATGAAATCACCTAAGGCTTATGACTTTATAAGagataatcaaatattatccTTGCCATGTATTAGAACTATACAAaggtaa